CGTCAAGTCGCTGAACTACCTCGCGAACATACTCGCCCGCGCCGAGGCCACCGCGGCCGGCGCGCAGGAGGCGATCCTGCTCAACGCCACCGGCCACGTCTCCGAGTGCTCGGGCGACAACATCTTCTACATCAAGGATGGGAAAATATTCACCCCGCCGACCTCCGCCGGCATCCTCGTCGGCGTGACGCGCAACGTCGTCATGGAGCTGTGCGAGAAGAAGCTCGGCGTGAAGGTGATCGAGCGCAACTTCCCGCGCTACGACCTGTACGGCGCCGACGAGGTGTTCCTGACCGGCACCGGCGCCGAGGTCATCGCCGCCGTCAAGATCGACGGCCGCGTCATCGGCAAGGGCGTCGCGGGCGCCACCACGAAGACCTTGATCAAGCACTTCCGCGACTACGCGAACTCGGCCGCGGCCGGCACGCCGGTGTACGAAGCGGTCAAGGCCAAGTAAGCCTTGAAGCTCGTCAGCTGGAACGTCAACGGCGTCCGCGCCGCGTGGAAGAAGGGCTTCGGCGACTGGTTCAAGGCCGAGAAGGCGGACGTCGTCTGCCTCCAGGAGACCAAGGCCCAGCCCGACCAGCTGGCCCCGGAGATGGTCAACCCGCTCGGCTACCACGGCGAGTTCCACTGGGGCGAGAAGAAGGGCTACTCGGGCGTGGCGACCTTCTCCAAGTCCGCGCCGGCGCTCGTCGAGCGCGGCTTCGGCCTCAAGGAGTTCGACAACGAGGGCCGGGTGCTGGCCACGAAGCACGGCGACATCACGCTCTTCAACATCTA
This genomic window from Elusimicrobiota bacterium contains:
- the ilvE gene encoding branched-chain-amino-acid transaminase, with the translated sequence MKIYIDGKFYDKDDAKISVFDHGVLYGDGIFEGIRAYNGRIFRLDDHLKRLEESANAILLKLPTPVKEIEKAILETVRLNGLKDAYIRLVVTRGVGDLGLDMRKCKDGATLFIIADRIELYPEEFYEKGLTVITSTIRQKGLDQVTPGVKSLNYLANILARAEATAAGAQEAILLNATGHVSECSGDNIFYIKDGKIFTPPTSAGILVGVTRNVVMELCEKKLGVKVIERNFPRYDLYGADEVFLTGTGAEVIAAVKIDGRVIGKGVAGATTKTLIKHFRDYANSAAAGTPVYEAVKAK